CAAAGAGCGAGCCGACGCGGGAGTTGTCGAATGCCGCGGTTTGCTTAAGGTCGCGGACCAGATTGGAAACGCTGATTCCGAGAAGTCGCACCAGCCGAGGCGGTTGGTATAGTTCCCTGAAAAGCTTCATGCCGACCTGGTGGATGCGCAGACCGTCATCAATGTAGTTCTTCAGGCTGTGCTGCTTGATGAAGGTCGAGAAATCGGCATAGCGGAGCACGAGCGATACCGTCCGACCGGCAAAATTGTCGTGACGCAGGCGGCGGCCGACCTGCTCCGACAGTTGCAGCAGGTGACGCCTGATTTCTGCGAGGTCGCGGGTGTCTCTGTCCAGCGTGAATGAGTGCCCCATTGATTTCGTCGCGGGTTCGTGGATGTAGGGGAGAACGGGGTTTTCATCAAGGCCCTGGCCCATCCGTTTGAGATGCGAGCCGTTGATGCCGAAGATTCCGGTCAGCTGCTTTTCCGGATACCGGCCCAGTTCGCCGCAGGTTCTGATGCCGAGCCGGTTCAGCTTATCCTGGGTCTTCGGGCCGATGCCGCACAGTTCCTGTACGGGTAGATTTTCCATTAGCCCCGCGACTTGAGGCTGGCTGATAGTAGTCAGGCCATCGGGTTTGTGCATTTCGCCTGAGAGCTTGGCCAGGAGCTTGTTGGGGGCTATGCCGATTGAACAGGTCAGGCCGAAATGCTCTTTGATGTAAGCCTTGATACTGCGGGCGATTTCCTCCGGGCCGTGAAAAAGGTGCGCGGTCTGGGTCACGTCGAGGAACGCTTCGTCAATCGAGAAGACCTCGACCCGGTCGGTGAACGTGGCATATAATGCCAGAATCCGGGTCGAGGTATCAACGTACTTGGCCGGAGCGCCGGAAACGAGGATTATTTCCGGACAGAGTTTCTTTGCTTCGGGTATGGTCATCGCGGTCTTGACTCCGCGGCGCTTGGCTTCGTAGGATGCGGCAGCGATGACCGTGCGGCCATCCGGATCCCCGCATACGCCGATGGGCTTGCCGCGCAGGAACGGGAACGTCTGCTGTTCGACCGACGCGAAGAACGCGTCCATGTCAACGTGCATGACCACGCGCTCACGCGC
This bacterium DNA region includes the following protein-coding sequences:
- the dinB gene encoding DNA polymerase IV gives rise to the protein MAFTSLGQSAIGNRKSGIARERVVMHVDMDAFFASVEQQTFPFLRGKPIGVCGDPDGRTVIAAASYEAKRRGVKTAMTIPEAKKLCPEIILVSGAPAKYVDTSTRILALYATFTDRVEVFSIDEAFLDVTQTAHLFHGPEEIARSIKAYIKEHFGLTCSIGIAPNKLLAKLSGEMHKPDGLTTISQPQVAGLMENLPVQELCGIGPKTQDKLNRLGIRTCGELGRYPEKQLTGIFGINGSHLKRMGQGLDENPVLPYIHEPATKSMGHSFTLDRDTRDLAEIRRHLLQLSEQVGRRLRHDNFAGRTVSLVLRYADFSTFIKQHSLKNYIDDGLRIHQVGMKLFRELYQPPRLVRLLGISVSNLVRDLKQTAAFDNSRVGSLFENLDKVNDKYGEFSVARARLQQRTSGPRVISPSWRPGAPTPAGR